A genome region from Myxococcales bacterium includes the following:
- a CDS encoding methylated-DNA--[protein]-cysteine S-methyltransferase — protein MLAHATLPSPIGPITVVASPDAVVAIHLGAGLPRLASQPTPGHPLLDAAARQLREYFAGARRAFELPLGGAGTAFQRDVWRALCAIPFGVTCGYAELAARLGRPTAARAVGAANGKNPIAIVVPCHRVIGKDGTLTGYAGGVAIKQWLLEHEARVGP, from the coding sequence ATGCTCGCCCACGCCACCCTGCCCTCGCCGATCGGCCCGATCACCGTCGTCGCGTCCCCCGACGCGGTCGTCGCGATCCACCTCGGCGCCGGCCTGCCGCGCCTCGCCTCCCAGCCGACGCCAGGGCACCCGCTGCTCGACGCCGCGGCCCGCCAGCTGCGCGAGTACTTCGCCGGGGCGCGCCGGGCGTTCGAGCTGCCGCTCGGCGGCGCCGGCACCGCGTTCCAGCGGGACGTGTGGCGCGCGCTGTGCGCGATCCCGTTCGGCGTCACCTGCGGCTACGCCGAGCTGGCGGCGCGGCTGGGCCGACCCACCGCCGCCCGCGCGGTCGGCGCCGCCAACGGCAAGAACCCGATCGCGATCGTCGTGCCGTGCCACCGGGTCATCGGCAAGGACGGCACGCTCACCGGCTACGCCGGCGGCGTCGCGATCAAGCAGTGGCTGCTCGAGCACGAGGCCCGCGTCGGCCCGTGA
- a CDS encoding sigma-54-dependent Fis family transcriptional regulator, which yields MPAILIIDDNETIRDGLAHTIGKLGHQAVTAPSGAAGVAAYKARAGGFDFVITDLKMDGLSGVDVLRQISALDPDVPIMIVTGFGTVETAVEAMKLGAFDFLTKPFAPEVVRLKVARALELCAARRARKKLEAENAYLRDEQHSRFTEIIGTSQKIAAVLRSVEKVAVADTTVFIAGESGTGKELVARAIHRLSRRADGPFIKVNCGALTETLLESELFGHEKGAFTGAVKQKLGRFELAHQGTLFLDEVGDVPPSMQVKLLRALQEQEFERVGGEAPIKVDVRVLSATNKELEREVAEGRFRQDLYYRLHVVPLRLPALRERREDVPLLAQHFVDKLGPKTNPRVRAVSDAALGRLMAYHWPGNVRELENAIEQALVFAEGVDIGTAALPAFLQGSATADDERLDVPRQLSLPDILDDLERQLILKAYEKAKGVKTETARLLGIKTSALYYKLEKYGIQ from the coding sequence ATGCCCGCGATCCTCATCATCGACGACAACGAGACCATCCGCGACGGGCTGGCCCACACGATCGGCAAGCTCGGCCACCAGGCGGTGACCGCGCCGTCGGGCGCCGCCGGCGTCGCCGCCTACAAGGCCCGCGCCGGCGGGTTCGACTTCGTCATCACCGATCTCAAGATGGACGGCCTGTCGGGCGTCGACGTGCTGCGCCAGATCTCGGCGCTCGATCCCGACGTGCCGATCATGATCGTCACCGGGTTCGGCACGGTCGAGACCGCGGTCGAGGCGATGAAGCTGGGCGCGTTCGACTTCCTGACCAAGCCGTTCGCGCCCGAGGTGGTCCGGCTCAAGGTCGCGCGCGCGCTCGAGCTGTGCGCGGCCCGGCGCGCACGCAAGAAGCTCGAGGCCGAGAACGCGTACCTGCGCGACGAGCAGCACAGCCGGTTCACCGAGATCATCGGCACGTCGCAGAAGATCGCCGCGGTGCTGCGCTCGGTCGAGAAGGTCGCGGTCGCCGACACGACCGTGTTCATCGCCGGCGAGAGCGGCACGGGCAAGGAGCTGGTCGCGCGCGCGATCCACCGGCTGTCGCGGCGGGCCGACGGGCCGTTCATCAAGGTCAACTGCGGCGCGCTGACCGAGACCTTGCTCGAGAGCGAGCTGTTCGGCCACGAGAAGGGCGCGTTCACCGGCGCGGTCAAGCAGAAGCTGGGCCGGTTCGAGCTGGCCCACCAGGGCACGCTGTTCCTCGACGAGGTCGGCGACGTGCCGCCGTCGATGCAGGTCAAGCTCCTGCGGGCGCTGCAGGAGCAGGAGTTCGAGCGGGTCGGCGGCGAGGCGCCGATCAAGGTCGACGTGCGGGTGCTGTCGGCGACCAACAAGGAGCTCGAGCGCGAGGTGGCCGAGGGCCGGTTCCGGCAGGATCTGTACTACCGCCTCCACGTCGTGCCGCTGCGGCTGCCGGCGCTGCGCGAGCGCCGCGAGGACGTGCCGCTCTTGGCCCAGCACTTCGTGGACAAGCTCGGGCCCAAGACCAACCCGCGGGTGCGGGCGGTGTCCGACGCCGCGCTCGGCCGGCTGATGGCCTACCACTGGCCCGGCAACGTGCGCGAGCTCGAGAACGCGATCGAGCAGGCGCTGGTGTTCGCCGAGGGCGTCGACATCGGCACCGCGGCGCTGCCGGCGTTCCTGCAGGGCTCGGCCACCGCCGACGACGAGCGCCTCGACGTGCCGCGCCAGCTCAGCCTGCCCGACATCCTCGACGACCTCGAGCGCCAGCTCATCCTCAAGGCCTACGAGAAGGCCAAGGGCGTCAAGACCGAGACCGCCCGCCTGCTCGGCATCAAGACCAGCGCGCTCTACTACAAGCTCGAGAAGTACGGCATCCAGTAG
- a CDS encoding HAMP domain-containing histidine kinase produces MVRPRATVLVKLLGAFAVPTLALFALFAVIALEVTRRDLDAELGHRLAAVAAATSTQLRGKYLVELALGDTEDRAYKNVAAKLEAVAAATGAHLYVIDRDFAARADSDPAAAIGGRHYRAELDRLELERVFAGATASSVTFEGAGGVVYKAGYAPIHASETEPEIVLALGVEAPAAYFDRLRDLRRSLVWWGAGLTAVVLAATFLAALFITRPVRQLAAAAARIGGGDLTAPVARASRDELGVLADTMDAMRRQLAERDAHMQQMLAGIAHEVRNPLAGIQLYAGILRDELDGDPRAAHAGKIDREVGYLERVVRDFLDFARRPPPELDPVDVAALAREVAELAGPEAAAAGLELEVEAPPALTISADAGQLRRALLNLVGNAVAAAAEVDERGAAVRVTVASDGERLTIEVWNRGPTIPPEVAARMFEPFFTTREKGTGLGLAFVAEIVRAHGGAVTVDSARGETRFRIALPRSRAA; encoded by the coding sequence GTGGTGCGACCCCGCGCGACCGTCCTGGTCAAGCTGCTCGGCGCGTTCGCCGTGCCGACGCTCGCGTTGTTCGCGCTGTTCGCGGTGATCGCGCTCGAGGTGACGCGCCGCGATCTCGACGCCGAGCTCGGCCATCGGCTCGCGGCGGTCGCGGCGGCGACGTCGACCCAGCTGCGGGGCAAGTACCTGGTCGAGCTGGCGCTCGGCGACACCGAGGATCGCGCGTACAAGAACGTGGCCGCCAAGCTCGAGGCCGTGGCGGCGGCGACCGGCGCGCACCTGTACGTGATCGATCGCGACTTCGCGGCCCGGGCCGACAGCGATCCCGCGGCGGCGATCGGCGGGCGCCACTACCGGGCCGAGCTCGATCGGCTCGAGCTCGAGCGCGTCTTCGCGGGCGCGACCGCGTCGTCGGTGACGTTCGAGGGCGCCGGCGGCGTGGTCTACAAGGCCGGCTACGCCCCGATCCACGCGTCCGAGACCGAGCCCGAGATCGTCCTCGCGCTCGGGGTCGAGGCGCCGGCCGCGTACTTCGATCGGCTGCGCGATCTGCGGCGCAGCCTGGTGTGGTGGGGCGCCGGCCTGACCGCGGTCGTGCTCGCGGCCACGTTCCTGGCGGCGCTGTTCATCACCCGGCCGGTGCGGCAGCTGGCCGCGGCCGCGGCCCGGATCGGCGGCGGCGATCTGACCGCGCCGGTCGCGCGGGCGTCGCGCGACGAGCTGGGCGTGCTGGCCGACACGATGGACGCGATGCGCCGGCAGCTGGCCGAGCGCGACGCCCACATGCAGCAGATGCTGGCCGGCATCGCCCACGAGGTCCGCAACCCGCTGGCCGGCATCCAGCTCTACGCCGGCATCCTGCGCGACGAGCTCGACGGCGATCCGCGCGCGGCCCACGCCGGCAAGATCGATCGCGAGGTCGGCTACCTCGAGCGGGTCGTCCGCGACTTCCTCGACTTCGCGCGCCGCCCGCCGCCCGAGCTGGACCCGGTCGACGTCGCGGCGCTGGCCCGCGAGGTCGCCGAGCTGGCCGGTCCCGAGGCCGCGGCCGCCGGCCTCGAGCTCGAGGTCGAGGCGCCGCCGGCCTTGACGATCAGCGCCGACGCCGGCCAGCTGCGGCGCGCGCTGCTCAACCTGGTGGGGAACGCGGTGGCGGCCGCGGCCGAGGTCGACGAGCGCGGCGCCGCGGTCCGGGTGACCGTGGCCTCGGACGGCGAGCGCCTGACGATCGAGGTCTGGAACCGCGGGCCGACGATCCCGCCCGAGGTCGCGGCCCGGATGTTCGAGCCGTTCTTCACCACCCGCGAGAAGGGCACCGGCCTGGGCCTGGCGTTCGTCGCCGAGATCGTGCGCGCCCACGGCGGCGCGGTGACCGTCGACAGCGCCCGCGGCGAGACCCGGTTCCGGATCGCGCTGCCGCGGTCGCGCGCCGCCTGA